Genomic segment of Streptomyces sp. NBC_01210:
TCGTCGGCAGCCTCCTCGCGGTGCCGGTGGCCGCAGTGATCGCGGTGGTCTGGAACTATCTCCGCGAGCAGTTCAGCGAATCGCCGCACGAGCCGGATACCGACGAGTCACACACTGGCGGTGCCGCTGCCGTGTCGTCGTAGCATTCTGAGGTTGACCCCGCGGAGTGGACGTCCCCGCCTGCCTGCAGCGTCAGCCGACCCGGTGGGTGGCTGTTTGACCAGCCCGATGACCCTCGAGCCTTCCAGACCAACGCGGTTGAAGCGGTGATCATCCGAGCCCGCATCACCAGATCCCGCTTGGAGGATCTGGGCGGGCAGGGCCGCAGCAGCCCAGTTCCGACCGAGGCGATCGCCGGCAGTCAGAAGACGATGCGGTGCTGGCTGCACTGTCACGGCTCAGCCGTGCCCGTAACGCCACGTGCAGCCGCCCGCCCCCGAGCACGCGAACTACCCCGCCACCAGGACATATACCCAGCCAATGCGGAGCACTAGCCGTTCAACTCCGCCAGCACGCGCAGGGTGTGCGGATCCGGCGCCGTCACCAGCAGATCGGGGACCTGGCCAGTGCACCATAACTCCAGCCGTTCGGCGACCCGTTCACGTGGTCCTACGAGCGAGATCTCGTCCGCGAAGGCGTCCGGTTCCAGTAGCCGGAGACCACCTTGCGACGGTCCGGCGAAGTCGACCGGACATCCCTTTCGGTCACCTCCACGACTGTCGCCGTCCGCCCGACTGGCGAGATGTCAGGCGTTCATCCCGCGGCGGTCCTCCAGGGTGTCCGTCGCCGAGCCCGTGCGCTGCATCCGCTGCCACCGCAGGCGGTTGCCCACCAGGGCCGTGACCACCGACTGGATGACGACCAGGTACATCAGCCGCTGGTGGACAAGGATCTGAAACGGCAGCGTCCACAGGGGCTCGAACTTCTCCCGGTCCAGACGCAGCGCGTACACCGCCGTGAAAAGCTGGACCGAGGCGAAGGCCAGCCAGACCGCCGCCGCCTGACCCGCGCCCACGAACAGCAGTCCGTACAGGATGAGGACATCGGCGATCGGGCAGACCAGCGGCAGGACCGTCTGGAACAGCAGCAGATAGGTCAGACCACGGCGGCCGAGCTTGCCCCCGGCACCCCGCTCCAGCAGCGCGCCGCGGTGCTTCCACATGGCCTGCAGCGTGCCGTAGCACCAGCGGTAGCGCTGCTTCCACAACTGCCGCACCGTCGAGGGGGCCTCGGTCCAGGCGATGGCCGACTCCTCGTAGACCACGCGCCAGCCGGCCCGGCACAGGGCCATGGTGAGGTCGGTGTCCTCGGCCAGGGTGTCCTCGCTGACGCCGCCCACCCCCACGAGCGCGTCACGGCGGAACGCCCCGATCGCGCCCGGAACGGTCGGCATGCACTCCATGACGTCGAACATGCGGCGGTCGAGGTTGAAACCGATGACGTACTCGAGGTGCTGCCAGCGGCCGAGGATGCCCTGCCGATTGCCGACCTTGGTGTTGCCGCTGACCGCGCCGACGCGCGGGTCGGCGAGCGGCTGGATCAGGTTGAAGACCGCGTCGGGGTCGAAGACCGTGTCACCGTCGATCATGACGACGATGCCGAAGTGGGCCCGGGCGAGCCCGGTGTTGAGGGCGGCGGCCTTTCCGGAGTTGGTCTGGCGGATCACCATGACCCGGCGGTCGTCGATCGCCTCGGCGATCTCGAAGGTCCGGTCGGTGGAACCGTCGTCGACGACGATGATCTGGACGGCCTGGTGGCTGGAGGCGAGCAGCGAACGCACGGTCGCCTCGATGCCCGCTTCCTCGTTGTACGCGGGGACGATCACCGAGACCGGGTCGGTGAGCGGCGGGAAGCGCGGGCCGCCGCGGCGCCGGGAGTGCTTGGCCCGTACGCGCTTCACATGCACACGGGCGACGGCGAACAGCATCACCAGCCGGGCCACGGTGATCACCCCGCCCACGAGCAGGGAGTAGGTCAAGCCGTCGGCGAGTGCCCGGGACGCCTGTTGGGCGCGGACGACCGCGGCACCCCTCCACTCGGCGGACGTGGAGACGCCGTAGGTGGTGCCCTGAAGTCCGAGACCGGCCCCGACGGTCGTGTACGTGACCCGGTCGCCGCGGGTGGCGGTCAGCAGCCGCTCGGTCTCGGCGATGGCATCGGTCGAGCCGGTGAACTGCCGGACGGCGCCCTGTGCGGCGTCCCGGCCGGGCGGGTCGGCGGCGACGACGACATAGCCGTCGGCCATGGCGCGCCGCGCCGCCTCGCCCATGTCGCCGCAGAGGGTGGCGACGTCCGCGGTGTGCGGGAGGCGCAGCAGATGGGTGCCGATGCCCGCGGTGCCGGCCAGGACGTTCTGGGTGAGGGCGAGCTCAAGACGGAAGAGCGGCTCGGAGAGACCGGCGAGATTGGCGTCCGTGTAGGTGTGCGAGCCGATCTCGTGGCCCTCGTCCTCGATCCGGCGGACGAGGTCGGGGTGGGCTGCGGCCTGGGTGCCGGTGAGGAAGAAGGTGGCCTTGGCGTCGTACCGCTTCAACTGGTCGAGCAGGTGCGGGGTCCAGGCCGGGTCGGGGCCGCCGTCGTAGGTGAGGGCGACCCTGCCGGGAGGCATCCGGGCGCCGGCGGCCTCGCCGCTCTTCGGGGCCTGCCGCAGGACGGGCCCGTCGGCGAACTCGGACGCCGCGGTGGCCGGGCACCGGACGGCGGGCGCGGCGGTCGGGGCTATCTCGTGCCGCCCGTAGCCGCTGAAGATCAGGGCGGTGGCGGCGACAGCCATGGCGAGAATCAGCAGCACCCAGTGAGCGCGGGGGTCCCTGCGCAGGGCGTGCCGGGTCACTTCGGCCCCTTGCCGTCCGCGGCGGGGCCGCGTCGGGGCGCGTTGCCGGAGTTCCCGGACAGGGCATTCGCCACAGAAGTGGCCGCCGGGTTGGCCTCGGTGGTGGCCGGCCAGGGCAGCGGCCCGCCGACCGGCCTGGCGCCGAAGCATCCGACGAGAACCATGACGACAAAGCAGACACACGCCGCGCCGATGGCGACGGACACATAGCTCAGGAGGCGACGCCTGGACCCCGAGGCGTCGACGAATACCGCACTAACCTGTTGAGTCATACCCGCGAATGTTAAGGGGATCGTAACAAGATTTTAAGGGAGTTGTAATGAATGAAGGGCTCTATTTCGGAGCCAGGTACCAAAATCGACATCTGTCCGCTATGCGCGGGCACTGCCCGGATCCCCGCGGACGGCGGATCTCCTCCAGGTGCCTGGTGTTACTGAGGTTGAACTCGCGGTGGCGTAGGGGCTGACGGCTCCTGGGTCCTGCTCGTATCACCGAGGCATGCGGTATCCAAAAGCCGGCGGGCAGACCGCCGAACGGCAACAAGTCCGCGAGCAGTTACGACTTCAAGCGGCCGAGCGGTTCGATTATGCCAATCCGTCATGGCCTGCATAGCTGCACGATCTGCACTGCACACAGTTCGTCGGCAAGCCCACGAAATCTCATTCAGGGGCCGACCAGGCAAGATGATCCAGTCTGTGTCCGGGGAACGCCTCATCGCATCGCGAAACGCGGTGCATGCGACTCTCTTCGAAGCACCCGCACGCTATTCCGAAACGGAATTGTCGAACACCGCTCTGCGCTGGATAACCCGGAACGTATTGCGCATGTCCGCCGCCGTCGGGCAGCGTATGTGCCCCGCTCTGAGGGCTGATTCGCCGCGGTCGGCGAGCATGCCCCGGAGATCAGGTTTTCCAGAACGGGCCATGACGGGTGCGGACCGCCGACAACGGTTTGGCTGACGGGGGATCAGGCAGGCTCGACGATGAACCACTGGGGAGAGCAACATGAGCAAATGCGGCCGCAGGCGCAGCCCAAGTGGCGAACTGCGAGCGGATGTCCTGGGGCCGGCGGACGCAGTGGTCATGGCAGTGGCCCGGAGCGCACCGGCGTATTCACTCGCCGCCACCACCGCGGTACTGGTGGGCTTGGCCGGAAGCGAGTCCGCCGTCCTCCTTTGGCGTTCCCTCCCCATGGGACCTTGACCCAAGGCCGGGTAGTTGACGTATTCCTGCTGGCGGCAAGGGGCTTGTTCGAGGCCTGGAGCTGGCGTAGGTGGCTGGTCCGGTCTTGTCGATAGGTCCTTGTGCCGCCCATCTGGCGAGTTGCCGGTACATGGTTCCGAGAGTGATGTCGCCGAGGTGGCGGGCGAGGTCATTTGTGCGCAGTGGCGGTTGGGGTCTGCGGCGAGGACGTCCAGGACGCGCTGTCGGCGGCGATCAGCCGGCGGTGTGCAGCGGTCGTCGTGCGAGGTGGCGGAAGTCGGGCTCCGGGTCCAGGATGGCCACCGCAAGGCCGGTCCGATCGTTGATCATCAAGGGTCCCGTGCCCTCAACCAACCACCTTGACCTGCGGCTTCAACCTCTAATACAACGACGTTGACCTTGGGTCTCCGGGCTCTCGGAAGAAGCAACTCATGGACTGGCTCACCCGGCTCCCCGTCATCGGCCCTCTCGCGCAGCGGCTGATACGGACCCACGCGTGGCGCTCGTACCAACGGCTGGAACGGGTGCGCTGGACCCGGCTCGCGGCGGCCATCACCTTCTTCAGCTTTCTCGCGCTCTTCCCGCTGATCACGGTCGCCGCGGCGATCGGTGCGGCGCTGCTCAGCCCGGAGCAGCTGCGCACTATCGAGGACAAGCTCGCCGAGAAGGTGCCCGGGATTTCCGACCAGCTCGACATCGGGGCCCTCGTCGACAACGCCGGGAAGGTCGGGCTGATCGCCGGTGCGCTGCTGCTACTCACCGGCATCGGCTGGATCGGATCAATGCGGGAGTGCCTGCGCGTCGTCTGGGACCTCGACGAGGAGGGCGGGGACAACCCGTTCGTGCGCAAGGGCAAGGACACTGTCGTCCTACTCGGGCTCGGCGCGGTCGCGCTGGCGTCGTTCGCCGCCTCGTCGCTCGGCTCCAGTGCCGTCGGCTGGGGCGGGGACCGGCTGGGCATCGAACGGGACGGGGCGGGCGGCGTCCTGCTGCAGATCGCCGCCCTCGCCGTCGCGGTGCTCGCCGACTTCCTGACGCTTCTCTACCTACTGACGCTGCTGCCCGGGGTGCAACCGCCGCGCCGCAGGCTGATCGTGGCGGCTCTGCTCGGCGCCGCCGGCCTCGAGCTGCTGAAGGTGCTGCTCAGCGGCTACATCTCGGGCGTCGCCGCGAAGTCGATGTACGGGGCGTTCGGCGTGCCGGTCGCGCTGCTGCTGTGGATCAACCTCACGGCCAAACTGCTGCTGTACTGCGCCGCCTGGACCGCGACGCCGTCGGCGGGCGAGGCCGAAGCGCCGCAGGATACGCCCCAGCCACGGGACAGGGCGCAGACGAGTAAGTCCGAAGTCGTCGGGCGTATGAAGCGAGTGAAGATCGATGGCTCTCTGGCACAGGAACGCCCCGAGCGGGTCGACCGCCGAAGCTGACCGACGCCGAGTTACTGACGCTCGCCGTCATGCACGCCGTGCTCGGCTTCGTCTCGGAGGCCCGCCGCAGAGGGTCTCGACCTCGATGTCGTCCAGGTCTGGGGGGACGCGCAACTGCTTGATGGCGACATCCCGGCCCAGGAACTCGTCCTTGGCACGCCACACCGCGCCCATTCCGCCCCGGCCCACACGCTCGGCAAGCCGGTAACGGCCGGCCACTAGACGCCCAGGATCGGACACCGACGAAACCCTTCTCGCACCCGGTCAGCAGTTTGAAGAGCCGCCACAATAGCCCGCAGATCACGCCGCCGGGCGGCATGTTGCGAACCGAGAGAAATTCCCCCGTTCAGTGAACGGTGGGCCACCTCGAGCCGTACTGGGCTCTCGCCTCGTTCTGCGTATACGTCAGGTGGCCTTGGGGTGCGACGGGTTTTCGACGCGTTCTGGCAGGTACTTACAGACAATGTCTCTGGTCTGGCCACAGGCCCAGAAGCAGGAGTCCGCCTATTCGGCATGCTTTACGGCGGCAGCCTCAGTGGAGACCACGGTTGTCGTCATCGCAGGGGCTCCGCGTGTGGCCGGAAACTCCTGACCTATGACGGAACGGCATAGGTCAGGGGTGGTACGGAGCCAACCACCGCGAATACATTGCGCTCACTCAAGGACAACTCATCTACCCGCCCCGGCACGACCCTTGG
This window contains:
- a CDS encoding bifunctional polysaccharide deacetylase/glycosyltransferase family 2 protein, which translates into the protein MTRHALRRDPRAHWVLLILAMAVAATALIFSGYGRHEIAPTAAPAVRCPATAASEFADGPVLRQAPKSGEAAGARMPPGRVALTYDGGPDPAWTPHLLDQLKRYDAKATFFLTGTQAAAHPDLVRRIEDEGHEIGSHTYTDANLAGLSEPLFRLELALTQNVLAGTAGIGTHLLRLPHTADVATLCGDMGEAARRAMADGYVVVAADPPGRDAAQGAVRQFTGSTDAIAETERLLTATRGDRVTYTTVGAGLGLQGTTYGVSTSAEWRGAAVVRAQQASRALADGLTYSLLVGGVITVARLVMLFAVARVHVKRVRAKHSRRRGGPRFPPLTDPVSVIVPAYNEEAGIEATVRSLLASSHQAVQIIVVDDGSTDRTFEIAEAIDDRRVMVIRQTNSGKAAALNTGLARAHFGIVVMIDGDTVFDPDAVFNLIQPLADPRVGAVSGNTKVGNRQGILGRWQHLEYVIGFNLDRRMFDVMECMPTVPGAIGAFRRDALVGVGGVSEDTLAEDTDLTMALCRAGWRVVYEESAIAWTEAPSTVRQLWKQRYRWCYGTLQAMWKHRGALLERGAGGKLGRRGLTYLLLFQTVLPLVCPIADVLILYGLLFVGAGQAAAVWLAFASVQLFTAVYALRLDREKFEPLWTLPFQILVHQRLMYLVVIQSVVTALVGNRLRWQRMQRTGSATDTLEDRRGMNA
- a CDS encoding YihY/virulence factor BrkB family protein, coding for MDWLTRLPVIGPLAQRLIRTHAWRSYQRLERVRWTRLAAAITFFSFLALFPLITVAAAIGAALLSPEQLRTIEDKLAEKVPGISDQLDIGALVDNAGKVGLIAGALLLLTGIGWIGSMRECLRVVWDLDEEGGDNPFVRKGKDTVVLLGLGAVALASFAASSLGSSAVGWGGDRLGIERDGAGGVLLQIAALAVAVLADFLTLLYLLTLLPGVQPPRRRLIVAALLGAAGLELLKVLLSGYISGVAAKSMYGAFGVPVALLLWINLTAKLLLYCAAWTATPSAGEAEAPQDTPQPRDRAQTSKSEVVGRMKRVKIDGSLAQERPERVDRRS